The region GCATGAGCGGGGGTTAACTGCCGGGTGCTCATCTAGGGCCCGTGGGCCGgctcggtggtgggctgggccaaccgAGGGGAGACCGACAGGCCGTTGACTGGGCCGGCGACGCGGGGCCCATGTGCTAGCGCTGGAGGCGCTCGTCCTCCTCCCGACCCTGCCTGGATCGGGGAGGGCAAGGGTGACGGCGGCGGCCGGCTCCGGCGACAAGAGGAGCGGTGAGGCAGGGGAAGAAACGGCACAGGGGCAGCGGATCCGATAAGGGCGGGGCCAGCGGAGGCCGGATCTGGGCGGAGGGGCCGACTCCGGGGCGCGGAGGCGAGgaaccatggcggcggcggcggttccctgcaaggggagagagagagacaggatTAGAGAGAGGGGGAGATGAGGAGGAAAGGAGAGGACGGTGAGGTTGTCGGTGACCTGGGGCGCGGCGGATCACGGCGAGACAGCGGCGGCGCGAAGCGATGAAGGGGCTCCGGCggggagctcggggacgagcgCTCGGGGCGCGGGCGGCACGGCCGGGCGCGGCTGGGAGGCACGCAGNNNNNNNNNNNNNNNNNNNNNNNNNNNNNNNNNNNNNNNNNNNNNNNNNNNNNNNNNNNNNNNNNNNNNNNNNNNNNNNNNNNNNNNNNNNNNNNNNNNNNNNNNNNNNNNNNNNNNNNNNNNNNNNNNNNNNNNNNNNNNNNNNNNNNNNNNNNNNNNNNNNNNNNNNNNNNNNNNNNNNNNNNNNNNNNNNNNNNNNNNNNNNNNNNNNNNNNNNNNNNNNNNNNNNNNNNNNNNNNNNNNNNNNNNNNNNNNNNNNNNNNNNNNNNNNNNNNNNNNNNNNNNNNNNNNNNNNNNNNNNNNNNNNNNNNNNNNNNNNNNNNNNNNNNNNNNNNNNNNNNNNNNNNNNNNNNNNNNNNNNNNNNNNNNNNNNNNNNNNNNNNNNNNNNNNNNNNNNNNNNNNNNNNNNNNNNNNNNNNNNNNNNNNNGGAGACGGGCCTGGCAGGGCCGCGGTGAAGTGGGGCGCGGGGGAGGACGCGTGGTGCGCTAGGGTTGGCTGCGGGGCGCGGGGAGGCGACGTGTCGCGCTCGGATTGGCCCGAGCGCGCCGGCGGTGGCGCCAAGTGGCAGAGGGCGGCTGGGGAGGCGCTGAttccgaggaggaggaaggtggcTGCGGTTGGGAGGCGGCTAGAGGTAGGTGaggggctagggatgcccaaaattGGAATGAGGGGTCTATATAAAGGGTAGGGACTAGGGTTTGAGGATTTTTGGAGgggtttcggagcctccgatcgcgatccgacggaCCCGATCGAGTGGGGGGTTAGGCAagactaggtgggctgtgaagagagggttgggctgagaggagaggagagaaaTGCAGCCTGACAACtgtttccggataccgaaaacgtccgacgaaggtatcGGCAACGGTACCGTTAtatgtttaatggttgggctatcaaacgagctccgaatgcgacgaaacttgacaggcggcctgtctacactataataagaccacacgccaactttcatcccattccgagaacatttttatgccacttataaaataatattttggaggtgcctcgggcgcgtgcgagtgtggttgggctcagaacggacaacggagagaaccgggggaacccgaacggatgcaagttttgaaaaacatgcagatgaaacgcagatgatgacatggaaaaatgcaacacgcaaggaaatgacatagcaactacggcgaataactagaagacacctggcgcatcggatccggggcgttacacccctCCTCCCTATCATCTACCTCGACCCACGCACCTCAGGTAGACTCCAAGGCAGACCTGTGTCTCTGTTCTTCGCCGCCCAAGGCGAATCCATCAGACGGGCCATAGCGGATGAACAACCCCATCCTCGTGGAGCTGGTCGACGGCGGTGAGACATAGCCTCCTCCGTCAGTCAGCTGGGGTAACAGCCGGAGTAAGCAAGAGGTACTCACCACAACCACACCTCCAGCATTTACATTTTCGGCTGTAATTCTCGCTCGTCATTGTTCTTAGATCTTGCTCTCACCATATAGGATTTTCATTCAAGGGGCGTTATTTCTAGAGGGAGGAGATGTCCAATTTATTTAGTGGGATCCAAGCAGCTATGGTTATCAATCGAGTAGAGAACAGTGAACAGTCACATGAAGATTGGAATAGCGACTGTGATGGATCCGGTGGTTCAATAGGCTTGCCTAGTACGCCATGCTTCACGTCCAGGCTTTCTCTGCTCAAAGTTGGTTCGGTCATAGGCCAATTCAGTGATTTTAAGTGACAGTTAATCAGGGAAACCTGATTCAATGGAATGCTAGAGCTTAAATCATGGAAGAAGATCAACCTTAAGTATAGCGCTTACCTAATGGACAGGGTTGATGTAGATTCTAGCATAATAAATTTAGAGGGCCAAGGTGTTCTTGAATTATGCGACCAGCACCTGAACTATGTATTTGGCATCCCATGTGGCAATTCAGTCATAGAAGGTGAAGGCGTTGAGCCGTCTGAAGCATGCATTGAGTACACGCGTGTGGCTGCATCATTTAGTGACAGAGGCACGCATAGTCTTAAAGCGGCTGAGGCGTACTTAACTCGAGACATCACAGAATCATCCACACATATAGAGCAGGACTGTTTCAAGATTGCATTTGTTATTTTTGTAGTCGGTCATGTACTTGCCCCTACGGCTAAGCACGATTACATATCGATAGACTTCTGGGCTGCACTGAATGATATCAGCAAGATAAAGGATTGGAATTGGGCAGGATATGTACTGAAGCATCTGTTCCAAGCTGTGAGGAAGTTTAAGGCAGATGTGTCCAAGAGAAACCCAACCGTCCACATAGTTGGTTGTCATCTATTCTTGCAGGTactttttgctctgttttttgatCTTCATGAATAATGTTTCCACACTTTTGACATTATTCAGATTCATATGGTCATTTGTTTAGGCTAATGGGCTTTGTATCACAGCTCTTCGTGCTAGATAGTCTCGATCTAGGCGTTCTAAGCATGTTGTGAGGTGTAACACCACAGATAGGTCTGTACGACtatgacgcgatgaagaagatggtTGAAAAAATTACAGTCAATGTTGGTGCGGGTGAAGTTTCCTACCATGGTGCAAcggtaccccccccccccctcacaaGTACTAAAATAGATTTCTTTTTTTTGAAATGCAGTAATTTTTCATCCATGACATGCAATGAACATCTTTGCAACTCAATAGGTAAGGACCGAGCTGTCAGCGAGCAACCTAATTGGCTTCGCTTCTAAGAAAACTTTCACAACAAAACCAGCAAACTCGGCACCGGCGCCCAAGAGGGAAATGCCACATGCTCGCCAATGTTGCGAAGTAGTTATGCCAAAGCTGGTCCGCATGAGTTTCCAAATTACATACGAACACGCTACCCAAGCATAGTAAGTCACTTATAATCACTTAAAGAGTCATTCAAACATTTTTTTCCAGCATCATCTTGTTGCCCCTTGCATCTAACCCAATTTTTATATATCGAATATCAAGTTAGAACAGAAGCTTGGTATACTTCTACGGGAGCAGAACGCCCGCGGCCTAGCAAACATATCAGAAATGCATCAAGCATTCCAGTCCAATATGTTTAATTTCACAGACAAGCTTATGGCGTGCTTAGCAGAGAATTGCACTTGTTGTAAGACACATGGGAACAAAACATGCATATTGGATAATGAAGGAACAAATACTTGTGATGCACCCCCTCATGTATCAACAGATCAAACTCAATTCAGCACCCCACTAGTCAGCAAGACTGGACCCCGACTACCAGCACCAGGCAACCCTGGAGGTAAACGATCCATCATTTTATGTTATGATTTTTAAATGCATACAAACGATGATCCAATCTGACACTACCCATTATCCCTTTGCAGCATGCCTGTCTGTCAATAGTTCCGTGTCTAGTAAAAGGGATGGCAGTTTATCATCAAGCATACAGTCGGGCACATCAAAGGAAACATGTTCACGCAAGACAGAGACCGCCCTCGCTGCAACACCAACATGTGGGCAAAACCCACTCAATCAGATTCCCATATCCCAGGATGCAACCGTCAAGGAAATTGCGAGCAAAAATGCTGCTTTTTATGATGACCTAACATCCATCTTGGTTACTTACTATGCTGAGATACGTCCAGCCCCTGGCTTCATATTGTTTGGATCAACCACCGATGGAGCACCTGTGAAGATCGATCTACCTCAATGCAACTTTGGAAGAGATCCGTGGGTCGCTGGATTAGTCTTAGTACCACCAATCCCAACTGTACTCAGGGCCATAAAAGACTGGATGAGTGCAACCTCCATGCTAAACCTCGAGAGGAAAGATCACATTCCCTGTGCAGTAATCTTCTTATGGAATGCTCACATGCATTTTTCATCTTCTGGTTTATTAACCGCATCTTCCCAATCAAACAGTTGCAGGGAATGGATCGTGCATCCTAAGCCAAGACTCATAACATTAGAGGGTATTGAAATCCAGCGTTAGCTTGCATTTAACGACGCAATGACCCATGAGATGGCTACAGCTATTTTTCATAGGCTTGGCCAAGTTGATTTGTTTTTCTCAAATGACAGTACTGGACAGATATGGAGGAAATTCGTCGAGCCCGACTTTGCTGTGAGTGTTTCCAGTAACCCCCATTTAATTCACCCCTTTTTTTGCCTTGATGACACCCCCCCTCCCAAACCACATTTTTTGTAGACAACTGTTTTGGCGAACGCGGACCCAATGACCGTACAATCAATCAGGGATAGCTTCCAAGAAGGAACATCATCCTGCAACCCAGCTTCATGTCGAATGGTAAGTCGTGTTATTAGAACTAGTGTTTAACTTTACGATGCCCATCACTAAGAGCCTATCTATATGTAGTGGTACATCCCGACGATACTACCTGATGGTTGGACCGTTTATGCTTTTGATATGTTGCGGAAAAGAATAATTGTATTAGACCCAGCTATTGGACCGTTTGGGTATAGCAACCGCCGAGTCAGCATGCATGAATTTGTTAGCAACAAGCTCCACGCCGCGTTATTCACATGCCTCCAGAGTTTCTTCAGCTCTTGGCATTGTGAATCAGGCCACTGGGGACGCACTTTCCCGATCATAATTAGGGAAACGATTGAGAAGTACGCTTTCGGCCATGTCGCCCACTTGATTTCCGTAATTAGTTCACATAATCATCGCATTGTTTTAACTGCCCCCTTTGGCTTTTTTGACTCCACCCAAACGCAGAGAGCAGACTGGGTTGTGTGCCACCTTCTTTGCATGGAATTACGACGGCGACAAGCTACAGACACCACTAAATAAAGTATATTTTTATAGCATCATAGCCCCCATGGGAAATGCGTGCTTGTTTTATTTGCTAATCCACACCATCTCTTGCTGCAGGACACGCTTGCATCACACAGAAGCCTGATGATCTATGAACTAATGAGGATGCAAGGCAACCAAACTCCAGTGGCAAACGATGCCCTTGAAGCGGTGAAAGTATCGTTCACTGCTCTTTAGAATAGCGTTCTTGTCTGTGTCATTCTTAACTACCGGAAACCTCTTTCCCAAATGGATTGTGTTACAACTAGAGATTACAACTATTTAGGGCCACCTGGCCCAAAACCATGCCTGACCATCGGGTCCTACTTATTTGTATCGAGTGCAAATTTCTAGCATATCTAGTAGAAACTCAAGTTCATATGCAACAAGTTTACCACATACATTTGGGCGTACAAGTTCAACTTCTAGGGCGCAAACAAAGGCAACTACTCTACTCCAGCTGATAGCTTGATAGGGTTACAATTATGACATCTAGAACACAAGCTTCTCTTGTTGATGCAGTTAAAAGATCACTGCTCCTAACCACAGAAGCACTTGTAATGGAATGCTGCCAGTAGCACGAATAGCG is a window of Triticum dicoccoides isolate Atlit2015 ecotype Zavitan chromosome 2B, WEW_v2.0, whole genome shotgun sequence DNA encoding:
- the LOC119367674 gene encoding uncharacterized protein LOC119367674, whose translation is MTHEMATAIFHRLGQVDLFFSNDSTGQIWRKFVEPDFATTVLANADPMTVQSIRDSFQEGTSSCNPASCRMWYIPTILPDGWTVYAFDMLRKRIIVLDPAIGPFGYSNRRVSMHEFVSNKLHAALFTCLQSFFSSWHCESGHWGRTFPIIIRETIEKEQTGLCATFFAWNYDGDKLQTPLNKDTLASHRSLMIYELMRMQGNQTPVANDALEAVKVSFTAL